One genomic window of Bacillus mycoides includes the following:
- a CDS encoding Dps family protein, translating into MSTKTNVVEVLNKQVANWNVLYVKLHNYHWYVTGPHFFTLHEKFEEFYNEAGTYIDELAERILALEGKPLATMKEYLATSTVIEGTSKESAEEMVQTLVNDFSALIQELKEGMEVAGEAGDETSADMLLAIHTTLEQHVWMLSAFLK; encoded by the coding sequence ATGAGTACGAAAACAAATGTTGTTGAAGTATTAAACAAGCAGGTAGCAAACTGGAATGTATTATATGTGAAACTGCATAATTATCATTGGTATGTGACAGGACCACACTTCTTTACATTACATGAGAAATTTGAAGAGTTTTATAATGAAGCAGGAACGTACATTGATGAGTTAGCAGAGCGTATTTTAGCGTTAGAAGGAAAACCGTTAGCGACAATGAAAGAGTACTTAGCAACTTCAACTGTAATCGAAGGGACAAGCAAAGAGTCTGCAGAAGAAATGGTACAAACTTTAGTAAACGATTTTTCTGCACTTATTCAAGAATTAAAAGAAGGTATGGAAGTAGCTGGTGAAGCTGGTGATGAAACGTCAGCTGATATGCTATTAGCAATTCATACGACATTAGAACAACATGTATGGATGTTAAGTGCATTCTTAAAATAA
- a CDS encoding DUF3939 domain-containing protein: MFRFFRTGKEDREITKDELEQAMAKFLETNANIVYTVLVNDDYTVNYDLLKPYLPAFPTNFFLITKETLEVFEHTEENLNLVKEIDIVQKAVDQYVTEKEMFPIVEDSEDRLICGVKLGPYLNRILKRNLYISEKHYLVSSKPDKKKRIVGKML; this comes from the coding sequence ATGTTTCGCTTTTTCAGAACTGGAAAAGAAGATAGGGAAATTACGAAAGATGAATTAGAACAAGCGATGGCTAAGTTTCTAGAAACGAATGCTAATATCGTTTATACAGTCTTAGTAAATGATGATTACACAGTAAATTATGATTTGTTAAAGCCTTATTTACCTGCATTTCCAACAAATTTTTTTCTGATAACGAAGGAAACGCTTGAAGTATTTGAACATACAGAAGAAAATTTAAACCTAGTTAAAGAAATTGATATCGTACAAAAGGCCGTAGATCAATATGTAACAGAAAAAGAAATGTTCCCAATTGTTGAAGATAGCGAAGATCGCCTCATATGCGGAGTGAAATTAGGACCATATTTAAATCGTATATTAAAAAGAAACTTATATATTTCAGAAAAGCATTATTTAGTTTCAAGTAAACCAGATAAGAAAAAAAGAATAGTGGGTAAGATGTTATGA
- a CDS encoding alpha/beta hydrolase, translating into MKNSMTYIKLLNETLDCYANKGSFEAYSYIMKNAKDVMGNEAQIYNFKYALASAAGLEEEAMYLMKEAIIENGFWYGSEYLISDDDLKPLHKFEEFHRMVQLCKEREELAKKSEQADLKYKYSKQNENLLITLHGDQENIQIIEPYWNSVMEQGFMLALPQSSQIQFSDGYVWDNIERGREELKGHYNKIKVNKTFGNIIIGGFSAGARVALHSMLQGEIEVNGFIFVAPWLPEMEEWEEMIGILHDKSIKGYIICGDQDEDCFECTQQFVKLLKDKDIEHKYKVVPNLKHDYPHNFDELLKEAIEYIGSKNN; encoded by the coding sequence ATGAAAAATAGTATGACTTATATTAAGTTATTAAATGAAACGTTAGATTGTTATGCAAATAAAGGAAGTTTTGAGGCGTATTCTTACATAATGAAAAACGCTAAAGATGTAATGGGTAATGAAGCACAAATATATAATTTTAAATATGCGTTAGCAAGTGCTGCAGGACTTGAAGAAGAAGCGATGTATTTAATGAAGGAAGCCATTATAGAGAATGGATTTTGGTACGGAAGTGAGTATTTAATTTCCGATGATGATTTAAAACCACTACATAAATTTGAAGAGTTTCATAGAATGGTTCAATTATGTAAAGAAAGAGAAGAATTAGCAAAGAAATCGGAACAAGCAGACCTGAAATATAAATACAGCAAACAAAATGAAAATCTACTAATAACACTGCATGGGGATCAAGAAAATATACAAATAATAGAACCATATTGGAACTCTGTAATGGAACAAGGTTTTATGCTGGCATTGCCTCAATCTTCCCAAATTCAATTTTCAGATGGATATGTTTGGGATAATATCGAAAGAGGAAGAGAAGAGTTAAAAGGACATTACAATAAGATTAAAGTGAATAAAACATTTGGAAATATTATTATTGGTGGCTTTTCTGCTGGGGCAAGAGTAGCGTTACATTCCATGTTGCAAGGTGAAATAGAAGTGAACGGTTTTATTTTTGTGGCACCGTGGCTCCCGGAAATGGAAGAATGGGAAGAAATGATTGGAATATTACATGATAAAAGCATAAAAGGATATATAATATGTGGGGATCAAGATGAAGATTGTTTCGAATGTACACAGCAATTTGTAAAGTTATTAAAGGATAAAGATATAGAACATAAGTATAAAGTTGTGCCTAACTTAAAACATGATTATCCTCATAATTTTGATGAGTTATTAAAAGAGGCTATTGAATATATAGGAAGCAAAAACAATTGA
- a CDS encoding LLM class flavin-dependent oxidoreductase: protein MIKLSVLDQSPISDGSTAAEAFSHTVTLAQEVEKLGFTRFWVSEHHNSVSLAGSSPEILISHIAAKTDCIRVGSGGVMLPHYSPYKVAENFRVLEALYPNRIDLGVGRAPGGMPIATRALQEGKMVSLDQYPEQIADVAMYLHDQVPENHHYANLKATPVIPTSPEMWMLGSSGESAMIAAKQGASFAFAQFINGYGGPEVMRAYQEQFQSSYLGDKPKSIVSIFVICGETNEEAEKIASSLDLSILLLEQGKRTTGTPSIETARNYSYSAYDLFRIKENRQRMIVGDPSSVKEKILNLSKAYNTEEFMIVTITHQFEDKLNSYRLLADAFNL, encoded by the coding sequence ATGATCAAATTAAGTGTATTAGACCAATCACCTATTTCTGATGGCAGCACAGCAGCTGAAGCTTTTTCACATACAGTAACACTTGCGCAAGAAGTTGAAAAACTAGGATTTACACGTTTTTGGGTATCCGAGCACCATAATTCAGTTAGCTTAGCTGGTTCAAGTCCAGAAATACTTATTTCACATATTGCAGCGAAAACTGATTGTATTAGAGTTGGTTCTGGTGGCGTTATGCTGCCACATTATAGTCCATATAAAGTTGCCGAGAATTTCCGCGTTCTAGAAGCACTTTATCCAAACCGTATCGACCTTGGTGTCGGGAGAGCACCTGGTGGTATGCCGATAGCAACTCGCGCACTTCAAGAAGGTAAAATGGTCTCACTTGATCAATATCCAGAACAAATTGCAGATGTTGCTATGTACTTACATGATCAAGTACCAGAAAACCATCATTATGCAAATTTAAAAGCTACTCCAGTTATCCCAACATCTCCTGAAATGTGGATGCTCGGTTCTAGCGGGGAAAGTGCAATGATTGCTGCAAAGCAAGGCGCTTCTTTTGCATTTGCACAATTCATTAACGGATACGGTGGCCCTGAAGTAATGAGAGCTTATCAAGAACAATTCCAATCTTCCTATTTAGGCGATAAACCAAAATCAATCGTATCTATTTTTGTTATTTGCGGAGAAACAAACGAAGAAGCGGAGAAGATAGCATCAAGCCTTGATTTATCGATTTTACTATTAGAGCAAGGCAAACGGACTACTGGTACTCCATCTATCGAAACCGCTCGAAACTATTCGTATAGTGCTTATGATTTATTCCGCATTAAGGAAAATCGCCAACGTATGATTGTCGGTGATCCGTCTTCTGTGAAAGAAAAAATATTAAACTTAAGCAAAGCCTACAATACTGAAGAGTTTATGATTGTCACAATCACTCATCAATTTGAAGATAAATTAAACTCTTATCGCCTATTGGCAGACGCTTTTAATTTATAA
- a CDS encoding DUF3896 family protein — protein MKHTYDYHATKKHLELKKQHLCKKLSNMNLSKEEREQIKLEIDNYEYILNLVEMNHYERGFSR, from the coding sequence ATGAAACATACTTATGATTACCACGCTACAAAAAAGCATTTGGAATTAAAGAAACAACACCTATGCAAAAAACTTAGTAATATGAACTTATCTAAAGAAGAACGTGAACAAATAAAACTTGAAATTGATAACTACGAATATATATTAAACTTAGTCGAAATGAATCATTATGAACGAGGATTTTCTCGTTAA
- a CDS encoding flavin monoamine oxidase family protein: MQKDIMYNTEMDETLKVINKGLKKTTRPKQIIVVGAGMAGLVSASLLKAAGHEVKIFEANNRVGGRIETVRMEDTGLYLDVGAMRIPYSHKLTMAYIRKFGLQVSPFINRNETDIIYVNGRKTTLKQYEKDPSILKYPVEMNEEGKTSEDLLLLAVQPIINFIKKNPEKNWDIVVKDFGRYSTGQFLKYHPYQYNTYFSPVTIEMIGVLLDLEGFLERSFVETLRFLYIMQEESGFCEIIGGNDRLPKSFLPQLEENIIYNQKLMKLHQQANSVTAYYRNEETFEYSSITGDLVIVTIPFSTMRFVEVDPFDSISHAKWKTIRELHYMPATKIGIQFKSRFWEEQGQLGGRIITDLPIRYAYYPSHGIGSKGPAIMLGSYTWSYDALLWDGLSKGDRIYYTLQNLATILGGQVYDEFMSGISKSWTLDPYALGGFALFQAGQESELQPVIVKPEGRIYFAGDHTTLYHGWIQGAIESGVRVAVEVNE, translated from the coding sequence GTGCAGAAAGATATAATGTATAACACTGAGATGGATGAAACGTTAAAAGTTATAAATAAGGGATTGAAGAAGACGACACGTCCGAAACAAATCATTGTAGTAGGGGCTGGTATGGCCGGATTAGTTTCGGCATCTTTATTAAAAGCAGCAGGGCATGAAGTGAAGATTTTTGAAGCGAACAACCGTGTAGGTGGCCGCATAGAGACGGTTAGGATGGAAGATACCGGATTATATTTAGATGTTGGAGCGATGAGAATTCCGTATTCGCACAAATTAACGATGGCATATATAAGAAAGTTTGGGCTACAGGTGAGCCCTTTTATTAATAGGAATGAGACTGATATTATATACGTAAATGGTCGGAAAACAACGTTGAAACAATATGAAAAGGACCCAAGTATTTTAAAGTATCCGGTGGAAATGAACGAAGAGGGGAAAACGTCGGAGGACCTATTATTATTAGCGGTACAGCCAATTATAAATTTTATTAAAAAAAATCCAGAAAAAAATTGGGATATTGTAGTAAAGGATTTTGGGAGATACTCTACAGGTCAATTTTTAAAGTATCATCCTTATCAATATAATACGTATTTTTCACCGGTAACGATCGAGATGATTGGTGTTCTATTAGATTTAGAAGGTTTTTTGGAAAGGTCATTCGTTGAGACGTTACGATTTTTATACATTATGCAAGAGGAAAGTGGATTTTGCGAAATAATAGGTGGGAATGATAGATTACCAAAGTCTTTTTTACCACAATTAGAAGAAAATATTATATATAATCAAAAATTAATGAAGCTTCATCAACAAGCCAATAGTGTAACAGCCTATTACCGAAATGAGGAAACTTTTGAGTATAGTAGTATAACTGGCGATTTAGTTATTGTTACAATTCCTTTTTCAACAATGCGCTTTGTAGAAGTAGATCCATTTGATTCGATATCTCATGCGAAATGGAAAACAATTCGCGAATTGCATTATATGCCAGCTACAAAAATAGGAATTCAATTTAAAAGTCGTTTTTGGGAGGAACAAGGGCAATTAGGTGGGAGAATTATAACAGATCTTCCTATACGTTATGCTTATTATCCAAGCCATGGAATCGGTTCAAAGGGACCAGCTATTATGCTTGGGAGTTATACGTGGTCGTATGATGCGTTACTATGGGATGGTTTATCAAAAGGGGATCGTATCTATTACACACTACAAAATTTAGCAACAATATTAGGTGGTCAAGTATATGATGAGTTCATGTCTGGAATATCAAAAAGTTGGACATTAGATCCATATGCACTTGGAGGATTTGCTCTTTTTCAAGCAGGTCAAGAATCTGAATTACAGCCAGTCATTGTGAAACCTGAGGGGAGAATATACTTTGCTGGAGATCATACAACGCTGTATCACGGATGGATTCAAGGTGCGATTGAATCCGGAGTTCGTGTGGCAGTAGAGGTGAATGAGTAA
- a CDS encoding GNAT family N-acetyltransferase gives MNPLLFDFPSEFYTERLLIRMPKPGDGKVVYEAIQASMKELKPWMVFAQKEQTEEEIEESIRKSHIQFLQREDLRLLVFSKETGEFIASAGLHRINWDIPQFEIGYWIDSRWSGKGYMVEAAKGITEYAFTELKANRVEIRCDSLNKKSRAIPEKLGFKLEGILESASVAVDENGLRDMCVFAMTRNTYEKEEL, from the coding sequence TTGAATCCATTGTTATTCGATTTTCCTTCTGAATTTTATACTGAAAGGCTTTTAATTAGAATGCCAAAACCAGGTGATGGTAAGGTTGTATATGAAGCGATTCAAGCTTCAATGAAAGAATTAAAGCCTTGGATGGTCTTTGCGCAAAAAGAGCAAACAGAGGAAGAAATAGAAGAGAGTATAAGAAAATCGCATATTCAATTTTTGCAGCGAGAAGATTTGAGGTTACTAGTGTTTTCGAAAGAAACCGGCGAATTTATTGCATCTGCCGGATTACATCGTATTAATTGGGATATACCTCAATTTGAAATCGGGTATTGGATTGATTCAAGGTGGAGTGGAAAGGGCTATATGGTAGAGGCGGCAAAAGGTATAACGGAGTATGCTTTCACTGAACTGAAAGCAAACCGGGTAGAAATTCGTTGTGATTCTCTAAATAAGAAGAGTAGAGCGATACCTGAGAAATTAGGTTTTAAATTAGAGGGGATTTTAGAAAGTGCGAGTGTTGCGGTAGATGAAAATGGATTAAGAGATATGTGTGTATTTGCAATGACGAGAAATACATATGAAAAAGAAGAGCTGTAA
- a CDS encoding aldo/keto reductase — MERVQMAETLEFSRIIQGFWRLAEWNMTKQELLSFIESCMDMGVTTFDHADIYGGYTCEGLFGEALQLKPSLRENMQIITKCGIAPPSPKFPERYVAHYNTSAEHIIKSAEDSLQNLHTDYIDVLLIHRPDPFTDPNEVAEAFSRLKQEGKVRHFGVSNFLPSQFNMLSSYLDFPLITNQIEVSAMQLEHFEKGTIDLCQEKRINPMIWSPLAGGEIFTGQTERAVRLRETLQKIATELGVDSIDTVMYAWLLAHPAKMMPIVGSGKLDRVKTAAMATKVNLDRQQWFTIFESSNGHPVP; from the coding sequence ATGGAACGAGTTCAAATGGCCGAAACACTAGAATTTTCTCGTATTATTCAAGGGTTTTGGCGTTTAGCAGAATGGAATATGACGAAACAAGAATTACTTTCTTTTATTGAATCTTGTATGGATATGGGAGTTACTACTTTTGATCACGCTGACATTTATGGCGGATATACATGTGAAGGATTGTTTGGAGAAGCGTTACAATTAAAGCCTTCCTTACGCGAAAACATGCAAATTATCACAAAATGTGGAATCGCTCCCCCATCACCGAAATTTCCAGAGCGATATGTTGCTCACTACAATACGAGTGCTGAACATATCATAAAGAGCGCGGAGGATTCATTACAAAACTTACATACAGATTATATTGATGTATTGCTCATTCATCGCCCTGATCCATTCACGGACCCAAATGAAGTGGCAGAAGCGTTCTCACGCTTAAAGCAAGAAGGAAAAGTTCGTCACTTCGGTGTTTCTAACTTTTTACCTTCTCAATTTAATATGTTAAGTTCATATTTAGATTTCCCGCTCATTACAAATCAAATTGAAGTATCTGCGATGCAGCTTGAGCATTTTGAAAAAGGTACGATTGATTTATGCCAAGAAAAACGAATCAATCCAATGATTTGGTCACCTCTTGCTGGTGGAGAAATCTTTACTGGCCAAACTGAACGTGCTGTACGTTTACGTGAAACTTTACAAAAAATCGCTACTGAGCTAGGCGTTGATAGCATTGATACTGTTATGTATGCATGGTTACTTGCTCATCCAGCTAAAATGATGCCAATCGTTGGCTCTGGCAAATTAGATCGAGTAAAAACGGCTGCAATGGCAACAAAAGTTAACTTAGACCGTCAACAATGGTTTACAATTTTCGAAAGCTCTAACGGACATCCTGTCCCATAA
- a CDS encoding CobW family GTP-binding protein, whose translation MIPVTILTGFLGSGKTTLLNRILSEDHGKKLAVIVNEIGQIGIDNQLIMNVEEEIMEMTNGCLCCTVREDLLVALKQLLDVKAEGKMDFDGLVIETTGLANPGPIIQTFFLDPVIQSAYQINGVVTVVDSYHIHKHFEKGLEAKEQIAFADVVLVNKLDLIEENEKENLLHELQGINPTAKLIEATNCEVDIPSLLQIQTFKTKDTLQIYPHTEHNHLEGVKSFVLREERPLDLQKLNEWMSAVVQELGEYLYRYKGILSIDGVDKRIVFQGVHTLFAASYDREWQEGEERVSEVVFIGKDINKEWFQEHFEECVK comes from the coding sequence ATGATTCCAGTAACAATATTAACGGGTTTTCTTGGATCAGGGAAAACGACATTATTAAATCGAATTTTATCAGAGGATCACGGTAAGAAATTAGCGGTGATTGTAAATGAAATAGGGCAAATTGGTATCGATAATCAATTAATTATGAACGTTGAAGAAGAAATTATGGAAATGACAAACGGTTGTCTATGCTGTACTGTGCGTGAAGATTTACTCGTTGCTTTAAAACAATTACTGGACGTAAAAGCAGAAGGGAAAATGGACTTTGATGGTTTAGTAATTGAAACAACGGGTCTTGCAAACCCAGGTCCGATTATTCAAACTTTCTTTTTAGATCCAGTTATTCAATCAGCGTACCAAATAAACGGTGTTGTAACAGTTGTAGATAGCTACCATATACATAAACATTTTGAAAAGGGACTAGAAGCAAAAGAACAAATTGCATTTGCTGATGTTGTGTTAGTTAATAAATTAGATTTAATTGAAGAAAATGAGAAAGAAAATCTCTTGCATGAACTTCAAGGAATTAACCCGACTGCAAAGTTAATCGAGGCGACTAACTGTGAGGTAGATATTCCATCATTACTACAAATTCAAACGTTTAAAACGAAAGATACGTTACAAATTTACCCTCATACAGAACATAACCATCTAGAAGGTGTAAAATCGTTTGTACTACGTGAAGAACGTCCGTTAGATTTACAAAAATTGAATGAATGGATGTCAGCTGTCGTGCAAGAGCTAGGGGAGTATTTATATCGTTACAAAGGGATATTATCTATTGACGGAGTAGATAAAAGAATTGTTTTCCAAGGTGTACATACACTGTTTGCTGCTTCGTACGATAGAGAGTGGCAAGAGGGCGAAGAGCGAGTGAGTGAAGTAGTTTTCATCGGAAAAGATATTAATAAAGAATGGTTCCAAGAACATTTTGAAGAATGTGTGAAATAA
- a CDS encoding GNAT family N-acetyltransferase, which produces MNLHICEVTANNWRSVAALNVTKEQQQFIESNAFSLAESLYEENGTSVGLYDEETLVGYAMYGWYSQKHESVWLDRFMIDQHFQGKGYAKRFLRLLIQYLQQKFECKIIYLSLHPDNKHAMGLYESFGFRLNGDIDDEGPVVGVVMELLIDENTSL; this is translated from the coding sequence ATGAATCTTCACATTTGTGAAGTAACAGCAAATAATTGGCGTTCAGTAGCTGCTTTAAACGTAACAAAAGAACAGCAGCAATTTATTGAAAGTAATGCGTTTTCTTTAGCAGAATCATTATATGAAGAAAACGGAACGTCAGTAGGCTTATATGATGAAGAAACACTTGTTGGATATGCAATGTACGGTTGGTATTCCCAAAAGCATGAAAGCGTATGGTTAGATCGTTTTATGATTGATCAGCATTTTCAAGGAAAAGGATATGCAAAACGTTTCCTTCGTTTACTAATCCAATATTTACAACAAAAATTTGAATGTAAAATAATTTATTTAAGTTTACATCCAGACAACAAACACGCAATGGGACTATATGAGTCATTTGGATTCCGCTTAAATGGGGATATTGATGATGAGGGCCCAGTTGTAGGTGTTGTAATGGAATTACTAATAGATGAAAATACAAGCCTGTGA
- a CDS encoding metal ABC transporter substrate-binding protein, which translates to MPKKLALFSFILIFTLIFAGCSNNKDGAAKKDGKLSVYTTIFPLADFAKKIGGDYVNVETIYPPGADSHTFEPSQKQTVQVAKADLFVYNGAELEPFAEKMEKSLKKENVKIVNASKDIELRASSEEEQHDHGDGHKEDEHHHDKDPHVWIDPTLAMKQAEKIKNALVELQPEHKKEFEKNFAALQTKFTDLDDQFKAVVANAKTKEILVSHAAYGYWEQRYGLKQIPIAGISASDEPSQKQLADITNTVKEHGLKYILFETFSTPKVASVIQKETGTKILRLNHLATISEDDAKKNKDYFTLMEENVNTLKEATS; encoded by the coding sequence ATGCCTAAAAAATTAGCTCTATTTTCATTTATACTTATTTTCACACTCATCTTTGCTGGATGTTCTAACAACAAAGATGGTGCAGCGAAAAAAGATGGGAAACTTTCTGTTTATACAACCATTTTCCCACTCGCTGACTTTGCAAAAAAAATCGGTGGTGATTATGTAAATGTAGAAACAATTTACCCACCTGGTGCGGATTCTCATACATTTGAACCAAGTCAAAAGCAGACTGTACAAGTTGCGAAAGCCGATTTATTTGTTTATAACGGCGCAGAATTAGAACCATTTGCCGAAAAAATGGAAAAATCATTAAAAAAAGAAAACGTAAAAATTGTAAATGCATCTAAAGATATCGAACTTCGTGCTTCATCTGAAGAAGAGCAGCACGATCATGGAGACGGTCATAAAGAAGATGAACATCATCACGATAAAGACCCACACGTTTGGATAGATCCTACTCTTGCGATGAAACAAGCAGAAAAAATTAAAAATGCACTTGTAGAATTACAGCCTGAACATAAAAAAGAGTTCGAAAAAAACTTTGCAGCACTACAAACAAAATTTACTGATTTAGATGATCAATTTAAAGCTGTTGTTGCAAATGCAAAAACGAAAGAAATATTAGTTTCACATGCAGCTTATGGCTACTGGGAACAACGATACGGTTTAAAACAAATTCCAATCGCTGGAATTTCAGCATCTGATGAACCATCCCAAAAACAGCTTGCTGACATTACAAACACAGTAAAAGAGCACGGTCTAAAATATATTTTATTTGAAACATTCTCTACTCCAAAAGTAGCATCAGTTATTCAAAAAGAAACAGGTACAAAAATTTTACGCTTAAATCACCTTGCTACTATTTCTGAGGATGATGCTAAGAAAAATAAAGATTATTTCACATTAATGGAAGAAAACGTAAACACTTTAAAAGAAGCAACAAGCTAA
- a CDS encoding oxidoreductase has product MNERTALVLGASGLVGQEITRLLLDSDYYDSVTIFVREPLQLQHEKLQQKQVDFSVLEEYKEFFAVDDVFSCLGTTIKKAKSKANFKKVDYEYTLRAACLAEKQGVQNFLVISSMGANPKSLFFYSQVKGKMEEELKKLVIGGIHIFRPSLLVGNRQEYRFGERMAEKLSRILPFIFKGAFKKYKPISAKDVAKGMYITALREESGIHIYSSNDIIEIK; this is encoded by the coding sequence ATGAATGAACGAACAGCGTTAGTACTTGGTGCAAGTGGATTAGTTGGACAAGAAATAACGCGTCTATTACTTGACTCAGATTACTACGATTCGGTTACTATTTTTGTAAGAGAACCATTACAATTACAGCATGAGAAATTGCAGCAGAAACAGGTGGATTTTTCAGTATTAGAGGAATATAAAGAATTTTTTGCAGTAGATGATGTTTTTAGTTGTTTAGGAACAACGATAAAAAAAGCGAAGTCGAAGGCGAATTTTAAAAAAGTAGATTATGAATATACATTGCGAGCTGCCTGCTTAGCTGAAAAACAAGGCGTGCAAAATTTTCTTGTTATTTCATCAATGGGAGCAAATCCTAAATCACTTTTCTTTTACTCGCAAGTGAAGGGGAAAATGGAAGAGGAGCTGAAAAAGCTAGTTATTGGAGGCATACATATTTTCAGGCCGTCATTATTAGTAGGAAATCGACAAGAATATCGTTTTGGGGAAAGAATGGCCGAGAAATTATCTCGTATTCTTCCGTTTATATTTAAAGGGGCTTTTAAAAAGTATAAACCAATTTCAGCTAAAGATGTGGCGAAAGGAATGTATATAACAGCGCTGCGTGAAGAATCTGGTATTCATATTTATAGTTCAAACGATATTATAGAGATAAAATAA
- a CDS encoding methylated-DNA--[protein]-cysteine S-methyltransferase encodes MYQAYYDSELGLLEITANEEGITSVIFVDERQEENKNGMIDQCINELDEYFKGKRKEFTVPLSAEGTPFQKNVWDALYTVPYGVSASYLDIADKVGNTKAVRAIGGANSRNPISIIVPCHRVIGKSGKLVGYAGGLWRKEWLLKHEGILK; translated from the coding sequence ATGTACCAGGCTTATTATGATAGTGAATTAGGTTTGTTAGAAATTACAGCGAACGAAGAAGGAATTACGTCTGTTATATTTGTTGATGAACGACAAGAAGAAAATAAAAATGGAATGATAGATCAATGTATAAATGAGCTGGATGAATATTTTAAAGGAAAAAGAAAAGAGTTTACTGTACCACTGTCTGCTGAAGGAACGCCATTCCAAAAGAATGTATGGGATGCACTTTACACCGTACCATATGGCGTAAGTGCTTCATATTTAGATATTGCAGATAAGGTTGGGAATACGAAAGCTGTACGAGCGATAGGAGGGGCAAATAGCCGGAATCCAATTTCAATTATTGTTCCATGTCATCGTGTAATAGGAAAGAGTGGAAAACTTGTTGGGTATGCAGGTGGTTTATGGAGGAAAGAGTGGTTATTGAAGCATGAAGGCATATTAAAATGA
- a CDS encoding DUF2628 domain-containing protein has protein sequence MKCINCGRPCINDQLNCANCQRNLHNEQGEESSLIDKELEVYVGRQYPYYKRKWELENKRIARWSWNGLASIFNVGWLGYRKYYLPAALFILLLVACDAFSYYMGFNVALPIINMVPLTFLLLIFILFGMGIFANGLYYQFAERRIYRIKARGIKDESVENYLIRDSGGTSKMGATIVTILAVASIFFSHFFFPTDRDIIQKVRTSSLYEYPFFSIGESFESYFQNSGWIYYRGSEGMELVEFQGYSPGMPRQKVTIQFIVDYKLSEIEPYSLTINGESKNEEEFLKMMEEIFKVQNPFEIEDGLQVNAIQQSGGKAISDRFFSFYENKYLK, from the coding sequence TTGAAATGTATAAATTGTGGGCGACCTTGTATTAATGATCAGTTGAATTGTGCAAATTGTCAACGGAACTTGCATAATGAACAAGGTGAAGAAAGCTCGCTAATAGACAAAGAATTAGAAGTATATGTAGGGAGACAATATCCATATTACAAAAGAAAATGGGAGCTTGAGAATAAGCGAATTGCTAGGTGGAGCTGGAATGGTCTGGCTTCTATTTTCAATGTAGGTTGGCTTGGATATCGTAAGTATTATTTACCTGCTGCTTTATTTATACTGTTATTAGTAGCATGTGATGCATTTTCTTATTATATGGGGTTCAACGTAGCGTTGCCAATCATTAATATGGTGCCTCTTACGTTTTTATTACTCATTTTCATTCTATTTGGGATGGGGATTTTTGCAAATGGATTATATTATCAATTTGCAGAAAGGCGTATATATCGAATAAAAGCACGGGGAATTAAAGATGAATCGGTTGAAAATTATCTGATCCGTGATAGTGGTGGAACGAGTAAAATGGGAGCAACAATCGTTACTATTTTAGCAGTTGCTAGTATTTTTTTCAGTCATTTCTTTTTTCCGACTGATCGAGATATTATACAAAAAGTACGTACAAGTTCGCTTTATGAATATCCGTTCTTTTCGATTGGTGAATCGTTTGAAAGCTATTTTCAAAATTCAGGGTGGATATATTATCGTGGTTCGGAAGGTATGGAATTAGTAGAATTTCAAGGATACAGCCCAGGGATGCCAAGACAAAAAGTTACAATTCAATTTATTGTTGATTATAAATTGAGTGAAATTGAGCCATATTCCCTTACGATTAATGGTGAATCTAAAAATGAAGAAGAGTTTTTGAAGATGATGGAAGAAATATTCAAGGTTCAAAATCCGTTTGAAATAGAGGATGGATTGCAAGTAAATGCTATTCAACAAAGCGGAGGGAAAGCAATTTCTGACCGCTTTTTTTCTTTTTATGAAAATAAATATTTAAAATAA